Proteins encoded in a region of the Bartonella taylorii genome:
- the hutH gene encoding histidine ammonia-lyase, producing the protein MTIIIKPGEVTLNELEAIYFHGEVSKLHSNTHLAIKKGAERIAEIAAGSEPVYGINTGFGKLASIKIGTNDVAILQRNLILSHCCGVGEPLTENVVRLMMTLKLLSLGRGASGVRLELIYLLENMLAKGVIPVIPEKGSVGASGDLAPLAHMAAVMMGEGEAFFQNIRMSGAAALEKAGLSPIILEAKEGLALINGTQTSTALALAGLFHSHRALCGGLLAGALTTDAIMGSTAPFHPDIHILRGHYGQISVSQTLKKLLEDSEIRAAHLRGDNRVQDPYCIRCQPQVIGACFDILIAAAKTLIIEANAVTDNPLILRNGEVVSGGNFHAEPVAFAADQIALALCEIGSISQRRIALMVDPAVSYGLPAFLAQNAGLNSGFMIAEVTAAALMAENKQMAHPASVDSTPTSANQEDHVSMACHGARRLLAMSENLFNIIGIETLIAAQGIEYRAPLKTSSFLQSVMEHLRKNVDTLKGDRYMAPDLHKGYILVREGYLLSVIPETIFPQLELR; encoded by the coding sequence ATGACTATTATAATAAAACCGGGTGAGGTAACGCTTAATGAACTTGAAGCTATTTATTTCCATGGTGAGGTGAGTAAACTTCACAGTAACACGCATTTAGCTATCAAAAAAGGAGCAGAGCGTATTGCTGAAATTGCTGCTGGAAGTGAGCCAGTTTATGGCATCAATACTGGTTTTGGTAAATTGGCTTCGATTAAAATTGGGACAAACGATGTAGCTATTTTACAAAGAAATCTTATTTTATCACATTGTTGTGGTGTGGGAGAACCTTTAACGGAAAATGTTGTGCGTTTGATGATGACCTTAAAGCTTCTTTCTTTAGGGCGAGGGGCTTCTGGTGTTCGTTTAGAGTTGATATATTTGCTAGAAAATATGCTTGCAAAAGGCGTTATTCCTGTCATCCCTGAAAAGGGATCTGTTGGTGCATCAGGTGATCTTGCGCCGCTTGCTCATATGGCTGCTGTTATGATGGGAGAGGGAGAAGCATTCTTTCAAAACATTCGCATGAGTGGAGCAGCAGCTTTAGAGAAAGCAGGATTGTCCCCTATTATTTTAGAAGCAAAAGAAGGACTAGCCCTTATCAATGGCACTCAAACATCGACAGCACTTGCTCTTGCTGGTCTTTTTCATAGTCATCGAGCATTGTGTGGTGGACTTCTTGCAGGGGCATTGACAACAGATGCCATTATGGGGTCAACAGCACCGTTTCATCCTGACATCCATATTTTACGGGGCCATTATGGGCAGATTTCTGTATCACAAACATTAAAAAAGCTTTTAGAGGATTCAGAAATTCGGGCTGCACATTTACGTGGTGATAATCGTGTACAGGATCCTTACTGTATACGTTGCCAACCACAGGTCATTGGAGCATGTTTTGATATTCTTATCGCAGCAGCAAAAACACTCATTATTGAAGCGAATGCAGTTACAGATAATCCATTGATTTTAAGGAATGGGGAGGTTGTGTCAGGTGGAAATTTTCATGCTGAACCTGTAGCATTTGCTGCTGATCAGATTGCACTTGCTTTATGTGAAATAGGCTCTATTTCTCAAAGACGTATTGCTCTTATGGTCGATCCAGCAGTTTCTTATGGACTTCCAGCTTTTCTAGCGCAAAATGCGGGTCTTAATTCAGGCTTTATGATTGCTGAAGTAACTGCAGCTGCTTTAATGGCTGAAAATAAACAAATGGCACATCCTGCTTCTGTTGATTCAACACCAACTTCTGCAAATCAGGAAGATCACGTTTCAATGGCTTGTCATGGCGCTCGCCGATTATTAGCAATGAGTGAAAACCTTTTTAATATTATCGGCATTGAAACACTTATTGCAGCACAAGGAATTGAATACCGTGCGCCTTTAAAAACAAGCTCCTTCTTACAGTCTGTTATGGAGCATTTGCGTAAAAATGTTGATACTCTTAAAGGGGATCGCTATATGGCTCCAGATCTTCATAAAGGATATATTCTTGTGCGTGAAGGATATTTATTATCCGTTATACCGGAAACAATTTTCCCTCAACTAGAACTTAGATAA
- a CDS encoding NAD kinase, whose product MTTLPNRFHFISAETKEAIKATHKLISVYGHSSLEEADVVVAIGGDGTMLQTVRDVMNTGKPIYGMNQGSVGFLMNEFHEQKLPSRIAAAHKKEIHPLRMIAEAECQGTIEALAINEVSLFRQSYQAAKIRISIDDNVRMEQLSCDGILVATPAGSTAYNLSAQGPILPLMAPLMALTPVSPFRPRRWHGALLPNTATVRLDMLEPDKRPVNAAADNVEVKSVHSVIISTATEVTASILFDSNHSWDERILSEQFRY is encoded by the coding sequence ATGACCACATTACCAAACCGCTTTCATTTCATTTCCGCTGAAACTAAAGAAGCCATAAAAGCTACTCATAAATTAATTTCCGTTTACGGTCATTCTTCTCTAGAAGAAGCTGACGTTGTTGTTGCAATCGGTGGCGATGGAACAATGTTACAAACAGTCCGGGATGTTATGAACACCGGAAAACCTATTTACGGCATGAATCAAGGCTCTGTAGGATTCCTTATGAATGAATTCCATGAACAAAAATTGCCAAGCCGTATTGCTGCCGCACATAAAAAAGAAATTCATCCCCTACGCATGATTGCAGAAGCTGAATGTCAAGGAACTATTGAAGCACTAGCTATCAATGAAGTCTCCCTCTTTCGTCAATCTTATCAAGCAGCTAAAATTCGTATTAGTATTGATGACAACGTACGCATGGAACAATTAAGTTGCGATGGTATTCTTGTTGCCACACCAGCAGGATCTACGGCTTATAATTTATCAGCACAAGGACCTATTTTGCCCCTCATGGCCCCACTGATGGCACTCACTCCCGTTAGTCCTTTCCGTCCTCGGCGCTGGCATGGAGCATTACTTCCTAATACGGCAACAGTACGCTTGGATATGCTTGAACCTGACAAACGTCCCGTAAATGCTGCAGCCGATAATGTTGAGGTCAAATCTGTCCATTCAGTTATTATTTCAACAGCAACAGAAGTAACAGCCTCAATCCTTTTTGACTCTAATCATTCGTGGGACGAGCGTATTTTATCAGAACAATTTCGCTATTAA
- a CDS encoding DEAD/DEAH box helicase: MMPPLNSFDDLGLSAKVIKAVKSAGYTVPTPIQSGTIPHVLQRKDVLGIAQTGTGKTASFVLPMLTLLEKGRARARMPRTLILEPTRELAAQVEENFDKYGINHRLNVALLIGGVSFDHQDRKLERGADVLIATPGRLLDHFERGKLLLMGVEILVIDEADRMLDMGFIPDIERICKLTPFTRQTLFFSATMAPEITKLTKQFLHSPVSVEVTKASSTATTITQRLVKSGNKAWDKRAVLRELIHNEGNELKNAIIFCNRKRDISELFRSLVRHHFSVGALHGDMDQYSRTNTLADFKNNKLTLLVASDVAARGLDIPAVSHVFNYDVPTHAEDYIHRIGRTGRANRSGKAFTIVTKDDQKYINAIEEMSNEKIEWLNGDLSTLTTDDQEDHIVLKKRSPKPSKKITQKECVVQTQKSLKNDKVDCVQATNNKVKPSEQYNPRKNKDLSPLGFGDDIPAFMLIKTRT, translated from the coding sequence ATGATGCCACCTTTAAATAGTTTCGATGATTTAGGTCTTTCCGCAAAGGTTATTAAAGCGGTAAAATCAGCGGGATATACAGTTCCAACGCCTATTCAGAGTGGGACGATTCCCCACGTACTTCAAAGAAAAGACGTTCTAGGAATCGCTCAAACAGGAACGGGGAAAACAGCTTCTTTCGTTTTGCCTATGCTCACACTACTTGAAAAAGGCCGCGCGAGAGCGCGTATGCCCCGTACTCTTATATTAGAACCAACACGGGAACTTGCGGCTCAAGTTGAAGAAAATTTCGATAAATACGGAATAAATCATCGCCTAAATGTTGCACTTTTAATTGGTGGTGTTTCTTTTGATCACCAAGATCGTAAACTTGAACGAGGAGCTGATGTTCTTATAGCAACACCAGGCCGCCTTCTTGATCATTTTGAACGCGGTAAATTGCTCCTAATGGGTGTTGAAATTCTTGTTATTGATGAAGCTGATCGCATGCTGGATATGGGTTTTATTCCTGATATTGAACGTATCTGTAAACTAACCCCCTTTACGCGTCAAACTTTGTTCTTTTCTGCAACAATGGCGCCAGAAATTACCAAACTAACAAAACAGTTTTTACATTCTCCTGTATCTGTTGAAGTTACAAAAGCATCTTCAACAGCCACTACAATTACACAGAGACTCGTCAAATCTGGAAATAAGGCCTGGGATAAAAGAGCTGTTTTGCGAGAACTTATCCACAATGAAGGCAATGAGCTTAAAAATGCTATTATTTTTTGCAATCGAAAGAGGGATATCTCTGAACTTTTTAGGTCTCTCGTCAGACATCATTTTAGTGTAGGCGCCCTTCATGGAGATATGGACCAATATTCGCGCACAAATACATTAGCCGATTTTAAAAATAATAAACTCACACTTCTTGTTGCTTCTGATGTTGCTGCCCGTGGACTCGATATCCCAGCTGTCAGCCATGTTTTTAACTATGATGTTCCTACACATGCTGAAGACTATATTCATCGAATTGGTCGTACAGGACGTGCAAATCGTAGTGGAAAAGCTTTTACGATCGTCACAAAAGATGACCAAAAATATATCAACGCCATTGAAGAAATGAGCAACGAAAAAATTGAATGGCTCAATGGAGATCTCTCTACTTTAACGACTGATGATCAAGAAGACCACATTGTTTTAAAGAAAAGATCTCCAAAACCATCAAAGAAGATTACTCAAAAAGAGTGCGTTGTTCAAACTCAAAAATCCTTAAAAAATGATAAAGTAGATTGCGTTCAAGCCACAAATAATAAAGTAAAACCATCTGAGCAGTATAACCCTCGAAAAAATAAGGATTTGTCTCCTCTTGGATTTGGGGATGATATCCCAGCATTTATGCTCATAAAAACCCGCACTTAA
- the gltX gene encoding glutamate--tRNA ligase, with amino-acid sequence MIKVRFAPSPTGYIHIGNTRSALFNWLYAQAHKGAFILRYDDTDVERSKQEYIDAIAVDLEWLGIQPDEIYYQSKRFSRYDEVAETLKQRGLLYPCYETAEELDRRRKIQLSRKLPPIYDRAALKLTPENKKAFELQGRKPHWRFLLPNFANDPLQTRRTEICWNDAVKGKQAIDLASLSDPVLIREDGSYLYTLPSVVDDIDMAITHIIRGDDHITNTGAQIALFKALNAELPVFGHINLLSTVLGKGFSKRNNDLSIRSLRAEGFESIAVQCLAVLIGTSQNVHPYPNQVALLEHFNLQDTSKSVAKFDTTDLFALNRHLVHELTYAEVKTRLKSLSIDGDKAECFWNAMRGNIDKVNDAVFWWKMIHDEPKNFDTVALEDRAFVCQSLNFLPEGALNDESWKVWTTALKEKTGRSGKALFMPLRQALTGMDHGPEMGKLLQLLGREKVVERLTLQGE; translated from the coding sequence ATGATAAAAGTCCGTTTTGCACCCTCTCCAACAGGTTATATTCATATTGGCAATACCCGTAGTGCCCTGTTCAACTGGCTTTATGCGCAAGCGCATAAGGGAGCTTTTATTTTGCGTTACGATGATACAGATGTTGAACGCTCTAAACAGGAATATATTGATGCTATTGCAGTTGATCTTGAATGGCTTGGTATTCAACCAGATGAGATTTATTATCAATCTAAACGGTTTAGTCGATATGATGAAGTTGCGGAAACTCTAAAACAACGTGGTCTTCTTTATCCCTGTTATGAGACCGCGGAAGAATTAGATCGGCGCCGTAAAATCCAACTTTCTCGCAAATTACCCCCTATTTATGATCGCGCTGCATTGAAATTAACACCAGAAAATAAAAAAGCATTTGAATTGCAAGGTCGGAAACCTCATTGGCGTTTTCTTCTCCCTAATTTTGCAAATGATCCTTTGCAAACAAGGAGAACAGAAATTTGCTGGAATGATGCGGTAAAAGGAAAACAGGCGATTGATTTAGCCTCTCTTTCAGATCCTGTTTTAATTCGTGAAGATGGAAGCTACCTTTATACATTGCCTTCCGTCGTTGATGATATAGATATGGCCATTACTCATATCATTCGTGGGGACGATCACATTACAAATACAGGCGCTCAGATTGCTCTTTTTAAAGCACTCAATGCAGAATTGCCAGTTTTTGGCCATATTAATTTATTGTCTACGGTTTTAGGAAAAGGGTTTTCAAAACGTAACAATGATCTTTCTATTCGCTCTCTACGGGCGGAAGGGTTTGAATCTATTGCTGTTCAATGCCTCGCTGTTTTGATTGGGACATCACAAAATGTGCATCCATATCCCAATCAAGTAGCACTTTTAGAGCATTTTAATCTGCAAGATACGTCAAAATCAGTTGCAAAATTTGATACTACTGATCTTTTTGCTTTAAATCGTCATCTTGTGCATGAGTTAACCTATGCGGAAGTTAAAACACGACTTAAAAGTCTTTCTATTGATGGCGATAAGGCGGAGTGTTTTTGGAATGCGATGAGAGGCAATATTGACAAAGTAAATGATGCTGTCTTTTGGTGGAAAATGATTCATGACGAACCAAAGAACTTTGATACAGTGGCGCTTGAAGATCGTGCATTCGTGTGTCAATCACTCAATTTCTTGCCTGAAGGCGCATTGAATGATGAAAGTTGGAAAGTTTGGACAACGGCATTAAAAGAAAAAACAGGTCGTAGCGGAAAAGCTTTGTTTATGCCATTACGTCAGGCGCTTACTGGAATGGATCATGGACCTGAAATGGGAAAGCTTTTGCAGCTCTTAGGACGTGAGAAAGTAGTAGAAAGATTGACACTTCAAGGAGAGTAA